Genomic window (Paenibacillus sp. PK3_47):
CTCCTGTTCCCCGGGATATGCTGCTGACTCTCAAGGAAGGTATGGTAATGCTCCCTGACGGCGGAATTATGGCACTGCGCTCCGGCAGGCCCCGGATAACGGGAAAGGACCCTCTGCATACAACCATTGATTTCCCGGACAGTTATATGGTGTCAGTAAAGTCTGAACCTGCAGCGGCTGCAATTACGTTCCCGGGGGATATCATTGTGGGTTGCGATCTTGACGAAGGTGCAGTAATCGAGGCTTTGGGCAATGTCTATTTGTACGGCAATGCCAGCAATGCTACTATTTCTGCGACAGGCAGCATTGTAGCCTGCGGGAATATTTCAGGCTGTAAGCTGTATTCCGGATACTATGGGGCGAAGCATAACCGCCTGTGCATCATAACCAAGCGGCTGATGGAGGAAACCGCCAGATTGAGTACAGCCGCCGTACAGCTGGCCGCAAACGTAGAGTCCCGCCAGCAGAGCGTAAAGTACGGACTCGTTATCATGCTTCTTCTCGAAAGCAAATATGAGCATCTGCCCGGTGAGCTTCGTGAACTCTACAATCTGCTAAACAGCCTGGGTCCCGGTTATCCGCGGGATTACGGCCAGCTGCTGCGTATGCTTGAGGTCTTTCTCCATCCGGGCCAATTTACCGACTATATAACGGATGCCGTACTGGCTGCTTTTATGAAGCTGTTAGACGAAGCTTATGAATCTGTGGCTGTGATGCAGGAGATGCATACCCGGATCCACATCACTGCTGCAGAAGGCAGCGTGATTCAGACAGGCGGAGAGATCAGGGCTGAACAAATCTGCAGCAGTGAATTAATCTCCGGCGGATACATGACAAGAATTGATGAGACACTCAAAGATATGATCTGCACGAGCCACGGTCTGCAGAAGTAACCATCCTGCAATTACGGCTTGCTGCAGCTTACATAGCTGTACAGCAAGGATGCCTATAGAAAAGGAGCCTGCCGCATTGGCAAGGCTCCTTTTCTATATATCCCGTTCTAGCTATGGGCCTGCCTTGCGGCACGGCCGAGTCTTACATTAACCAGTATGATACTGCTGACGATCAGCAGCATGCCGATCACGAGGTTTAAGGTAATATGCTCACCGAGAAGCACTACACTTGAACCGATAGAAATCAGCGGAATCAGAAAGGTGAATGAACCCACCTTGCCGGCCTCCCCCTCATTGATCAGTTTGAAATATACCATCCAGCCCAGTGCAATAACGAACACGGCAATGAATAATGTGTTCATTATAAAAGCGCTGTTCCAGGTAATTGCCGACCAGCTCTCCGTGGCCGATCCCGCTGCCAGCAGAATGACACCGCCGATCATAATCTGCATCGCCGTCATCCACAGCATATCTACCCGCAGCGCATTGCGCTTAATATAAATGGTTCCCAGCGCCCAGCTGAACGCGCTGGCCAGCGCAAGCAGAACACCTGCGGCAGAGATACTTCCCGTAAATCCGCCGATGCTTAGCAAGGCTACGCCGAGGAATCCGAGCAGCAGACCAAACAGCTTGAAGCCGTACATGCTCTCCCCAAGCCAGATCCAGGCAAAAATACCAAGCAGCACAGGCTGCAGGAATACAATGGCCGAGAACAGTCCCGAAGGCACATACTGTAAACCAACCGTCTGAAAGCCATAATAAAAGACAATGCTGAGCATAGCCGAGACCAGATAGGTCGGCCACAGCTTTCTGAATTGAAGCTCCTTAAGCTTCGGCAGAGCGGTCAAGATAAGTATCACTCCGGCAATCACTGTGCGGATGCCCGCAAACAGCAGGGGCGGAGCATAGGCCAGTGCAATCTTGGACAGCGGCCAGTTGATCCCCCAGACAATCACCAGAAATATAAGTAAAGCTATAGTTTGCTTCCGCTGCTGCATCTCTTCACCTCTTGTTCTATTTTCAATCCAAATGATACAATACTCTTAGTCATAATTGAAATGAATTATAATCATGAGGGGCATATCAAATTCGTTATGAATAACAATCAGATTCGACTGTTCGTCAAAATTGCCGAGAGCGGCAGCTTCACCAAAGCAGGTGTGGAGCTCAATATGACCCAGCCTGCGGTCAGCCGGGCCATTTCAGCACTTGAAAGCGAGCTGGATGTGAAGCTGCTGGTCCGCGACCGGCGCAGCGGGCTGACGCTTACCGATATCGGCAAGCGGATTCTCGTAATATTCAGAGAAATTCTCCGCGGCTTCGACAAGGTGGAGCAGGAAATTTCAGCGGAAAAGGGGCTGGGTAAAGGCCTGATCCGGATCGGGGCTTTCCCGGTGGCTTCAGCACATTTTGTACCGAAAATCATCCGCTCTATTACAGCCAGATATCCGGACATTGAAATCAGTCTGCATGAAGGCTCGGTAGCGGAGGTAAAAGAGTGGCTGGAGACAAGATTTATCGATGTCGGCCTGATTATTCCGCCGCATGAGGAGTTCGCTTCCATTCCGTTCTTCAGAGAGAAGCTGTATGCTGTGCTTCCCTCCGGCCATGCACTCTGCGACCGGCCGGTGATCCGTGTTAAGGATCTGGAGGATGAGCCGATGCTGATCTGCAGAGCCGGCTATGAGCCCCCGGTAATCGATCTGTTCCGCAGAGGCGGCAGCAGACTGAATGTAAAGTATGAGGTGAA
Coding sequences:
- a CDS encoding flagellar assembly protein A, with translation MTQHTLKQSGDGHYSTIPAGNARQPLPSFDHAPDTGGTGGNKNGIIIVQSDQIFITPPLPGGKPAVISAVHPVILKLNRKALSEPAEVTSTDHISWEISEKPQYQITVSDDRLNAYFTLYRVEKYAWKLVDCPAGDRVTLRAEPDLGRLLSRLTVDQIIAGFEQGSIIRSLNIPALYSELSSPTYLPVCIAAGKAPVPGKNACMEILHPAVYGTGFNPGGSFGDRLMVKEIPVVSEGEIFARKLPPQDGIPGFDVYGGIMPAPVPRDMLLTLKEGMVMLPDGGIMALRSGRPRITGKDPLHTTIDFPDSYMVSVKSEPAAAAITFPGDIIVGCDLDEGAVIEALGNVYLYGNASNATISATGSIVACGNISGCKLYSGYYGAKHNRLCIITKRLMEETARLSTAAVQLAANVESRQQSVKYGLVIMLLLESKYEHLPGELRELYNLLNSLGPGYPRDYGQLLRMLEVFLHPGQFTDYITDAVLAAFMKLLDEAYESVAVMQEMHTRIHITAAEGSVIQTGGEIRAEQICSSELISGGYMTRIDETLKDMICTSHGLQK
- a CDS encoding DMT family transporter, coding for MQQRKQTIALLIFLVIVWGINWPLSKIALAYAPPLLFAGIRTVIAGVILILTALPKLKELQFRKLWPTYLVSAMLSIVFYYGFQTVGLQYVPSGLFSAIVFLQPVLLGIFAWIWLGESMYGFKLFGLLLGFLGVALLSIGGFTGSISAAGVLLALASAFSWALGTIYIKRNALRVDMLWMTAMQIMIGGVILLAAGSATESWSAITWNSAFIMNTLFIAVFVIALGWMVYFKLINEGEAGKVGSFTFLIPLISIGSSVVLLGEHITLNLVIGMLLIVSSIILVNVRLGRAARQAHS
- a CDS encoding LysR family transcriptional regulator; translated protein: MNNNQIRLFVKIAESGSFTKAGVELNMTQPAVSRAISALESELDVKLLVRDRRSGLTLTDIGKRILVIFREILRGFDKVEQEISAEKGLGKGLIRIGAFPVASAHFVPKIIRSITARYPDIEISLHEGSVAEVKEWLETRFIDVGLIIPPHEEFASIPFFREKLYAVLPSGHALCDRPVIRVKDLEDEPMLICRAGYEPPVIDLFRRGGSRLNVKYEVNSYITALNMIREGLAVGVMSQLSLLSPPQNVIIRELSPDAYRDIEIAVHSLEEASIAVRLFIETAVELFSGAETSVLEPDTHFNMRSDHHEI